From the genome of Pirellulales bacterium, one region includes:
- a CDS encoding LemA family protein produces the protein MKPLQLLAFFFIALLAIAVLGGGCVFMGYNRAISMDEAVKNNWSQVENQLQRRYDLIPNLVATVKGTAGQEQAVFLGIANARKAYFQADTVADKARAATQVESALSRLLLLQEAYPQLKSNEAFLKLQDQIEGTENRLSVERERYNESVRALNTYVRQFPGTFFARLAGVREAEYFQIDKAARTAPKVDFSAPAGSGK, from the coding sequence ATGAAACCGTTGCAATTGCTCGCATTCTTCTTCATCGCACTGCTGGCGATCGCCGTGCTCGGCGGCGGCTGCGTCTTCATGGGCTACAACCGCGCCATCTCCATGGATGAAGCGGTCAAAAACAATTGGTCGCAGGTCGAGAACCAGCTCCAGCGCCGCTACGACCTGATCCCCAATCTGGTCGCAACGGTGAAAGGCACCGCCGGTCAAGAGCAAGCCGTGTTTCTCGGCATCGCCAATGCCCGCAAGGCCTATTTTCAGGCCGACACCGTTGCCGACAAGGCGCGCGCTGCCACGCAAGTGGAATCGGCTCTGTCGCGATTGCTGCTGTTGCAGGAAGCCTACCCGCAATTGAAATCGAACGAAGCGTTTTTGAAGCTGCAGGATCAAATCGAAGGAACCGAAAACCGGCTGAGCGTCGAACGCGAGCGGTACAATGAATCGGTGCGGGCATTGAACACGTATGTGCGGCAATTCCCCGGCACCTTTTTCGCTCGATTGGCCGGCGTCCGCGAGGCGGAATATTTTCAGATCGACAAGGCGGCCCGCACGGCCCCGAAAGTCGATTTCTCGGCGCCTGCCGGCAGCGGCAAATAG
- a CDS encoding TPM domain-containing protein, translated as MAGSAPQIRWRQAIAAIVALAAMLLVFVDRLSAAEKLITVQDTREFVVDDAQVIDAATKQHLDDLLAQLKQKTTDEIKVLTVKTTGEEDIFQFAQRHGQLWKLGTKAKSNGALIVVAVQDRKVRIQTGYGLEGDLPDSWCGTLSRKVAADYFRAGKYSEGINVLTLAVIKKVADDANITIQGLSGVQPPQAQRNPSIAPLVVKIIIMLMFGVIGWMSFRRGGGSGWYGGSGWGGGGFGGGSFGGSSFGGGGGSFGGGGSFGGGGSFGGGGGGASW; from the coding sequence ATGGCTGGTAGTGCGCCGCAAATCCGCTGGCGGCAGGCCATTGCCGCGATCGTCGCACTCGCGGCGATGCTGCTCGTTTTCGTCGATCGGCTTTCCGCTGCCGAGAAGCTGATCACCGTTCAGGATACGCGCGAGTTCGTCGTCGACGATGCGCAGGTGATCGACGCCGCGACCAAACAGCATCTCGATGATCTGCTTGCCCAGCTTAAGCAGAAGACGACCGATGAGATCAAAGTGCTCACGGTCAAAACGACCGGCGAAGAGGATATTTTTCAGTTTGCCCAACGGCACGGCCAGTTATGGAAGCTCGGCACCAAGGCGAAGAGCAACGGGGCGCTGATCGTCGTCGCCGTGCAAGATCGCAAAGTCCGCATTCAAACCGGATATGGATTAGAGGGAGATCTGCCCGATTCTTGGTGCGGCACGCTGTCGCGAAAGGTGGCCGCGGATTACTTTCGCGCGGGAAAATATTCCGAGGGAATCAATGTTCTCACGCTCGCGGTGATCAAGAAAGTCGCCGATGATGCGAATATCACCATTCAGGGCCTGAGCGGTGTTCAGCCGCCGCAAGCGCAACGTAATCCGAGCATTGCGCCGCTGGTCGTCAAGATAATTATCATGCTCATGTTCGGCGTTATCGGTTGGATGTCGTTCCGCCGCGGCGGAGGATCGGGCTGGTACGGCGGATCTGGATGGGGCGGCGGCGGTTTCGGTGGCGGCTCGTTTGGCGGTAGTTCGTTCGGCGGCGGTGGCGGTTCGTTTGGCGGCGGCGGATCGTTTGGCGGCGGCGGATCGTTCGGTGGCGGCGGCGGCGGAGCGAGTTGGTAA